gattaatttatttttatttaaaataaatatatttattaatattaaaattaatattaatacaattactcaaaaaataaattaatatttatacaaattacaatatactgttaattaaaattaatattgataactatatgttacaatatataattaaagataatcacaatattattattttttataaaaatattatatattttttaaatcatagctagtcaagtctcaacactcaatattaaaccaaaatcataatctaatccaagtttcaagttttgttacaaaaatatatttaaagttaaaaaattagtttttgtaaatctttgtaataatcatgttaaataaatttataaatatttatgtaaatgtgagtaacaaaaataaactttttagttgtgaaattagttttgtaaattgttgttacaaaaatgtaaaacttgtttaaaaaaaatattgtatttcaccactatattcaataaagtgttttatcAATAATGAATatcataaatttatatttttaagttgtatagcataaatatgatggtttatgtaattttttggtacaaaattgtaacaatatggaaaagtacaatatttttctgtatattttgtttatgatttcttaactataaaatattttcgtaaatattagttacaaaaatatatttcttagttgtaaaactagatttgtaaactattgttacaaaaataaaaaatttagttacgaattgtttgtaagttttatctacaaaaaacaaaaacaaaaaaatctacaattctataactaattttgtaaatgttatttacaaacacgtaacagatatttacaagttcgtAACATATATTTGCTAGTTTATAAACGTTGAttacaaaaaattgtattttacagcttttatttatgattttgccactccgtattacaattttgccattccgtgtttttatccaaaaattccgtatttttgtaatgcaccgtatttttcagatttttttttaacttttagtgtatttttgtagatttccctaTATATTTTTATTCGGTAAACGCATTTATTATTCCGTGTACCAATTTATTCCGTATAAAACTTTTTGATCTAATTTtaatctctctttctcttctttttctttttttaaacgtTTTTTCattctttctcttctcttttattttttttaacttcaaATTTTTTTTCTGGCCACAACGATAGTCAGTTAAACTCAAAAGTGGTATCATCGtgacttattttttaaaatagtcattttaatatatgaaaaatatatattttttttcatcaccgaagaaaataacttaataaaaaactacattttaatttcttttatagtttgtcaacaaataaaaaaactaaatttaatataataattaactTCATAGGTTAATAAAGTAACCCTCAATATTCTAATATAAGCTTATTTTATAGAGCAGTTTAGATATGTTATtctaaaaaaaaacttacaaatAAACCAAATGGTATCTTAAACATCATAGAGTCAGTTACATTAccaacaaaattaattacactAACTTTACTAATAAgctatattttatattattatattttattgtaacttATTACTTTCTTATATATGTTTGAAGGTAGCATAAATGTtgttaaaaaaatacataaaaaattctTAAACAACAAGATTATAcaatataacttaaaaaataaaatcatggTTTTAAAGATGACTAATCAAATTAGATAACCAAAATACAAATGAGATAATATTATCTGTAAGTAAAGATTTTTAGTtcataaaaaaaactttatatgaAGAGATAACCAATTTGATATCTTATTAGCAtcataaaatactaaaatatagtttttttaaaCTCTGGAAAATTTCGGAAAGCCTAAGGGCCTGTTTTgcattatattttgttttttgttttcaaaattttgtttttagaaatgagaacagaaaactatttttgtagttttcaaaaaacaagaggtgtttggttaatgttttaaaacataatttttttagttttattttttttaaatcttaaataaaaaattaacaaatatatttacaaagagaaaaatatgttaaaagtttgtaataaataatgagataaaataatttgaaagaaaaaataatgaaaaataagaagtgagaaagttaggaaagaaaatttgagaacaatagaaaataactttttattgttttcaaaatttctgttttttgtaactttatttttaaaaattgttttatgaaaacaATGCTAAACACtccaacttgttttcaaaaataaaaaacaattttttagttatgGTGCCAAACATCATCTAATTTTCCCACTTTTTCCAATTTTGATAGTTATTTTTTTGGATTTGGATATATAGAACTGGCACTAATATTTGTATAAaggtatttatataaatattttgaaTTCTAGGTATATAAGTGTAAACTAACCTGTAATTAATATATATTGCACACTTAATTAACTTGGATTGCATAATTAATTAATCCGCTGAAGAACATTTTCCATAAATAACTATCGAAAAACCTTAAAACCTTAAAATCTTACAATATTATATTGTGGCGACGGTATTAATTGCCAAGATGTGAACAtattattttaattcaatttggACCACCGACTTTTAGATGGTCAAATTATGATAATTATTTTTCTAACATGTCAACTTTAAAATACCAaacatttatattaaaatatatgaaATAATGGAGATGACGATCTGATCTATTATGGCCAAAACAAAAAATTGAAACATTTCCAATTAATTAATATGTACTCAAAATATTTATCAACATAGTTATTTTAAATACAGTGATATTACTAGGAAACGGACTGAATATTATTAAAATGATCTCAAATTGATGTTCTATACTATTTATTAACTCACCCTTTATagaatatataaattatttttattaaaattattttaatgtcatataaattacaaataaatatctcatttaaataaataattttttttaaatttatatttgttctaatttttgaatttgagagagataacaagagattatatattatatgtttaatataatattaaaaattatacgtggattttaaattttagtttcttgctagttttaaaaaaaaacaatttgttgttaattcacaatagattatattatatgtttaatatgatattattccaacaagtgagtttaagttataaaacatatgattttattatttttaaataattatcattataaaatatctcaaaaatatcccattttaatcttcttaattatttattttattttatttaaatttaagtatttacaaactaccattaaatataagaatatgtggttaaatataagaatattccattaaaattaacattaaaaaaaataaaaaattgttaaaactaaaaatttcctTTATtcacacacttattatataaaagagatatatatatatatatatattatttttacatGTCGGCTAGGCACAGAACATGCTTAtagtatttgttttttttttaattattagatCTTGTATTATATAAGAAGTTTAATATTACAAGTAATAAGAATAGTTACAAATAGTTCATAATCCGCTGAATATCACATTTTAAAATCTTACAGGATTATATTGCAGCGACACGACATTACCAATGGAACAAATCATTCTAATTTTGGACCACACACGCCCACTTTTATTAGATGGGCAAATTAATTATGATAACAGATGTCAACTTTTAAATACtaaacaacaatactaataaaaAGTAATAACGTTACGAAAATGGAGATCATTTTCTGATCTCTAATATACTAAAATTTGAAACATAACCAATGAGTgctcaaaatataattattaaggaTTTATTAATCAATAAAGTTATTTTAAATAGACTGATATTACTAGGAACGGACAATATTGAAATTTTCTCAAATTGATGTTCTATTTATTATTTCATCCATTAAAGAGATTGACAAAAATTTTACTTTAgttaattacataatattattttgttGAATAACATAAAAGTTCTCTGAATAGTTTATAAGCTTAAAAAAAGAACAAAGTGAGACAAGAGAAATGAAATAAAACAATTATTGCCCAAGAAATAGGATAAGGTATATGTAGTGTTAGACAAATAATAGCCAACCACAAAAGACCGTTGATTTTAGAAGTTGTGTGTTTGACTACACTATTCAGTAAGAGAATTGCTAACGGTATTGTTATTGGTCTCCATCACTATAAGCATAAGCAGGTTATGTTATTGGTATAATTCAATATCGAGTActacttatttaaatttaataagaatTATGAGGTATCGCTAACAAATTATGACGCGACACTTTATGTAGTGTTGGAAACTTTTGGTGTCAAATAGCAACATTCAATCAATAAAGGTTAAGCTAATTATTAAGTGaagacaaaaaaaatatatcaaaatatgaTCCTGTGAAATGGCCTTTTAGATAAGTTATATACATCACAAATTTTACTATAAATATTCACAGAAAGTGAACTAATATCGAAAAACAAATCACAGAAATATTTCAAAGCAaccaaaaaaggaaaaaaaaatggtgGCAGCTTCTTTTTCCCTACTTCTGCTTATAGTGTTAACTAGCTTTCATGGCAAGGTTCTATCATCATCATTTGATCACGGTAcgtaattatatatgtatatacatttatataataCATGGGAGTAAAAATATTATGTCAATGAACATATTTTGTGTGTATTTTTGCAGATTTTAGCTACATGAAATCGGTCCAAAACGCTACCGAATTGCCATTAGAAGAAGAATACGACTACATAGTGATAGGAGGAGGCACGGCAGGGTGTCCTTTGGCTGCAACTTTGTCAGAAAAATACTCAGTTCTCGTCCTCGAAAGAGGAGATGTTCCTGAATCTCATCCCAATGTGTTGAGCGTGGCAGGGTTTTTCGCTAATCTCATGCAAGAAGACGATGGCAATACTCCGGCGCAGAGGTTCACGTCAGAAGACGGCGTTGAGAACGTGAGAGGTAGGGTTTTGGGTGGCACGAGCATGCTGAACGCCGGCTTCTTCTCCCGAGCCGACAGCGATCTATTTCTATCCGAGTTGGGCTTGGATTTGGATATGGATTCGGTTGTGAAGGCGTATGAGTGGGTGGAGGAGACAGTTGTGTCGCGTCCAGCAAGTTTGGCAGTTTGGCAATCTGCGTTTAAAGATGCTTTGGTCGAAGCTGGTGTTGGTCCTGACAATGGTTTTACTCTAGATCATGTGGTTGGGACTAAGGCTTCTGGCTCTACGTTTGATGATATGGGGAGAAGACATGGTGCTGTGGAGCTTCTCAACAGAGGTGACCTTAACAACCTGAGAATTGCTGTTCGTGCTACTGTGGAAAGAGTTATTTTCTCTCGTGATCAAACATCCAAAAATTCAAGTACGTTTTACATTTTAtggttatttaaaatattatttcaattttatAGAATAATGATATTTGATGGTGTTCAATACTTGGTGATACTTTATAATTGTTCCTTTAGCAATTCTCAATTTTAGATATATGTTTGTGTGAACTCAAAAGGTTGAATCATCAAAGTTCTAGTTTTAGAGTCACAAAATAAGATCTCTTCATTAGTCAACAGCCGGTTCAATCTCTTATGTTCCTTAATCTTAGGCCTGAAAGGCCTCTAGATGCCTTATTATTATAAACAAAAATAAGTAACCCTCAATATAAAATCATTAATGTATtagttagtttttttatttaatttttttttatgaaattaaaatagcTCAAAACTCTCATCTCCGTTGctcgttttattttattttatttttaatatatctctaattatgaaatataaaaaataaggGCAAATTATCTAAGTAAACGACAAATATGTATACATCGCTGTCGGGACCAAATTGTCAGCAAATTGACAACTAGCTAGACTCAACCAAAACTTTTCTGAACCTTCTATTATTGGTAAAGAGgtacattatttaaaaataataatgtctTGAATCATCCAAACTAGGCTTAGACAAAAAGGACAAGGCCTCCATAATGAATAAAAATCTGCTGTCCCACCAATTAAATATTGACACATCATTTAGTTTTAACACATCAACTGAGGTCTAAATATATATTCTTTCTCTAGCTATACTTGAACATATAGTTTGAATTTATTCAATGAACAGATCCGTCTGCAAGCGGTGTGGTATACACGGATTCAAAAGGAAAGTCTCACACGGCACTAGTACGGCGCCCCTGTGGAGAAGTTATTCTCAGCGCAGGCACACTAGGGACCCCACAACTTCTGCTACTCAGCGGAATTGGTCCACATGACTACCTCTCATCGCTCAACATTCCCATAATCCATTCCCAACCCAATGTAGGAAAATTCATGGCCGACAACCCACGCAACAACATCAATCTCATGATCCCATTCCCTCTCGACCCCTCCCCACCACAAGTGGCCGGAATCGCAGCCGATTACTACATAGAAACCGTCTCTTATACCTTACCATTCACTCCAACTCCATCACCCTTTTCTCTTCTCACGCCTTCATCTTCTTCCGCGGTGAGTGTTGCCACCATTGCCGATAAGCTCTCCAGACCCTTGTCCCACGGCACACTGCGCCTGGCTTCCCCGGTCGACGTGAAAACCAGTCCGCTCGTCCGGTTCAACTACTTCGAAAACCCGGCTGATCTTGCTATGTGTGTTGGCGCGGTGAGAAAGATGGGCGAGATGTTAGAGACTAAGTCTATGGATCAGTTTAAGTACAAGGACTTGAAGGGTTCGAGAGGTTTCTTGTTCGCGGGGCCTGCTTTGCCTGCAAACCAGTCTGATGATTCGGCCATGGAAGCCTTCTGTAAAAGCTCGGTGACCACCTTTTGGCACTACCATGGTGGATGCCTCGTGGGGAAGGTGGTTGATGGTGATTTTAGAGTTATGGGAACTAATGCACTTCGTGTTTTGGATGGTTCAACCTTTAGAATGTCTCCAGGGACAAACCCTCAGGCCACTCTTATGATGCTTGGCCGGTAAGTCTTTATGTTATATTAATTAATGTTAGTTTCGATGTTTGATGTTTTGTTTGGTATTGTGTTTTGATTTGAGTTGTTTGTGTTTGGTTTGATGAGCAGGTATATTGGTCTTAAGATGCTAAGCGAAAGAAGAGAACCATATTACAATTTAGTAGAGAGCCAGACCGAGATCTACTAATTTATTATATCCGTATAGGGTTTTGGCAATTTAGTTCcctgtataatttttttattggaAACAAGTGCTTAATAAGTTTAAAAATTAGCCATTAAGTTCTTATtgtcaaattttaaataaaattttatggACATTTTATTTTTGGTTATATTATTATACATCTCTATATATTTTAAAACATCATGGAGAATAGAAACATTTAAAATTTTGGGGAAAAAATATACAAATACttaattactattattttttGAACTCAAGAACATAATTGCCAAATACAATTCTTAAGAACTAGATTTCCAAATAGCAATATTTATGCTAGAAACCATGTATATATATAGGAAGTGATTGTGATACATCCCTTAAAAATAATGTACTTGTACAACATGCACCCAAAAGTGATGTGGGGATCttcattgtatatatatatatatataggaagtGATTGTGATACATCCCTTAAAAATTCAATTGCTTTGATCCCAACTTAATAACATTACTGTGTATATTCATTatcaaattaaaaaacaaaactaTTACAGTTCCAAAACAGAAGAAACTCTCAGtccatgtatatatatacataacaagtcaatatatatttatacgaaaattccaaaaaaaaaattaataataatattttaagataTGAAAGAGGTAGTATATTGAGTGGAATTGTCGGCCATGTCTGGGTAACGCACTACCAAGTGAGAGAGGAGGCTGTGACCCGGAGTCGAACTGTGGGCTTCACAGAGACAGAACAAATGGGCTAGCTAGCATTATCAATTTCAGTCCAGCCCACCACCCGATTTTACAACAAATTTGCACGAAAATAGAAGAAAAGGCTCAAATTTGTACCTCAAATATGAAAATGTTTGCATATTTGAGGTACAAATTCATGTTTGCATTTTATGTTTTTGGCCTCCAACTCCAAAGATCCCATCGTTGTAATCATAGATTTTATTGTTACTAAAGTAAAATATATAGTCTTATATCTAGATTTATCGTCTAGATTATACTTGTGGCATTAGTAATGACATACGTCCAAGCTCCAGTCTATTCATTTAAAAAGTTactcaattgtaaaaatatatatagataagcCAACACGAAGGATTTGTAAAACATACAATGACAAACATTTATAAGGAACATATAAAAGCTGAGAATATGAAGGCTAAAAATcaacatataaaaataaaaaaaattgggactattttccaaaataaaaaataaaagaaatacttGAAAAGTGTCAAATTAATGTTGGTTTTTGGTCATATATATGCACATGATGAATTTGCAATCTGTCATTGATTTTAAATTTGATGTGTGGAAATTTTCTAATCTTCAATTCGAAGAAGCATGATCACTGAAGTTGAAAAATTTCAATCTTCCGTGTGTATATTAGAAGCAAACAGAAATTAAAAATGTAGGAAACAATAcacaaaataattatatatatatatatgtatttttgtaTACGAAAGTTTTAGCTTAAAGTAAACTTTAAAGAGAAGGCAAGTCACGTATAATCTCCAACAAGTTTTGTGCCTTTTCCCTATATAACCCAACACCATATTGACTCTAAACAGTTGATAGAGATCcctatgtttattttatcttattttcaatcaattattgattattttttaatGATGACACACCCTCTTAAAAATATAGAAAGTTAAACTTACAGCCCTTTGaaggttttaaataaaaaaaatgaagttggatatgttatataattaatattttgaaaGGATATAAAAATTGAAGCTGACTATAATGTAACTAGGGACTGAAGCAATCTATATATAAGGTGGACTTGTGGTTAAAGGGCTTAggagtaaaggcaaaagaaaatcACAATGCTAATTTTGTGGCAACCAAACCAAAGTATATATATACACTAATTAATCACATTGATATGAAAATTCAATAGTGTGATTAGAGGCACAGACTAGTTGTAGCTGGTGGAGAGTTGTGGTAGTTGAGAATGAAGATACCAATGTTAGAAGAAAACCATATGCTCGTATGTGAAAATAAATCTGCTGTCTTCAATTTCCTATCCCCTTCATGTCCCACCAATTAGTTTAAGAcacctcatttatttatttaatatatatttaaattccTTACAACTTTCTATCTTTCCAATTATATTAACATTATAAATATATGACGTGTCTTAAAATAATTGGTGGGACATAGAGGGGATAGGAAATTGGAGATAGCAGATTTTTTTTCCTGGTATGAACCCAAAGTCAGTAACCACATTTAAGTTCAGACATTCTTCGAGTTCAGTTGGTTGGTTAAAGTTCAGTTGGTTGGTTAAAGTGGATGCAGGTGGCTCTTGTTGGCTGGTGGAATAAGTCTCagtattttcaattttaattgcGGCTTGGTAGTTGGTAATTCACAAATCAGTCAGTTAATTAGTTTGTTCAATTACTCACCAATTAGGATAGTACACGTGTACTACCTATATAGTCTAATTAGAGATAGATAATTCTTCTATTGAGGtactattgttattattttgCACTATTCCAAATGATCTCATTGTACTGCCAAATTGTACTTGGGCAGTTCAAATAAAAATAGACCAGGGGTTGgatttaaatgtaattttaattttctgaaaAGAAAAAGTatgttcaaataataattatgtaATATATAATAATGTTATTAGGCTGCTAAGTCAGATAGTTAGGCAACTAATAAAACTGTTAAGCTACCTCAGCTAAACAAAGTTCACTAATAAAACAAAGAAGTTTATCAGAAAGCACGAATGAAAGATTAACACACGACTTTAAATTCTCCGGTGTAGTCAAAACAAGAAAATGAAACGTAATGCTTAAGAGACTGACTTAACGATtaatccaaataaataaataataatcagATCCAAACACATTACTATAAGTACTCAAAGTGAGCAAACCCTTATTTTTGTGTGTGGTTTCCAAGATAAATatagatatagagagagagaaaaaaagagaacATAAGAATGACGCTAGCTCCACTATCTTTTCTTATTCTAATCCTTTTCACAATATTTCATGACCGATTGTATGTACATGCATCTGATTATGGTACGTTAATAtatttccctatatatatatattgttattcaatgcatatatttatatatacatatataaattatgTCTTACCTTTGATTGTTTTAAGCAGACTTTAGTTACATGAAATCTGTATACAACGCAACTGATCTGCCGTTAGTGGAAGAATATGACTACATCGTGATCGGAGGTGGTACGGCGGGATGTCCTTTGGCGGCGACTCTATCAGAAAAATACTCAGTTCTTGTCCTTGAAAGAGGCAACGTCCCTACAGCTCATCCCAATGTACTGAATGCATCTGGGTTTCTGGCTAATCTCCAAGAACAAGACAATAATGGCGATACACCGGCGCAGAGGTTCACGTCAGAAGACGGCGTTGCGAATGTCAGAGGTAGGGTTTTGGGAGGGACAAGCATGATAAACGCCGGTTTCTTCTCGAGAGTTGATAGTGAATTCCTCGCCAAGTCTGGTGTGGAATGGGATTTGGGAGAGGTTGAGAAAGCGTACGAGTGGGTGGAAGAGAAGATAGTGTCGACTTCGAATTTGTCAGTATGGCAAAGTGTGATGAAAGAAGCTTTTTTGGAAGCTGGAGTTGGTTTTGACAATGGAGTCACTTTAGACCATAAACTTGGAGCTAAGCAATCTGGTTCGATTTTTGACGATATGGGGCGAAGACATGGGGCTGTGGAGTTGCTCAATAAAGGAGACCTCAACAACTTGCGAATTGCTGTTCATGCCACTGTCAAGAAGATTATGTTCTCCGCCACAATAATGTCAAGTATGTTAACTTCAGTTTAcagattttatatatataacaagAATAGTTTTTGGTTAGAAAATTAAAGCTGGCTCAACAATCTAATATATTTGCTGTATATGtgtcatatatatagatattcaAAACGAATAAGTTATAAATGTTTTGTGAGATAAAAAATTCTATTGTAAAATGTACATGCATGTAGCTAATTTTCTGAtagattatttaattttaataagaGAATATCCTGAACAGAACCGGCTGCTGTGGGAGTTGTATACAGTGATGCAAGAGGGTCGTTTCACAAGGCAATAATACGTAATAAAGGAGAAGTAATACTGAGTGCTGGTCCACTTGGAAGCCCTCAACTTCTTCTACTTAGTGGAATTGGTCCCCATTCAGACCTCTCATCACAATTTATCCCCACAGTCTTACCCCAACCCAATGTTGGAAAATTCATGGCTGATAATCCACGTAGCACCATTAATCTCATAATCCCATTCCCATTTGATACATCTACAGCACAAGTCGTTGGAATCACTAGTGATTATTACATAGAGACAGTCTCTTATAGCTTGCCATTTTCTCCAACTTCGTTACCTTTCAGCTTCTACTCCACTCCACTCTCTCCACCACAACTTAGTCTAGCAAGCATCGTCGAGAAAATCGTGGGACCCTTGTCCCACGGTTCACTCCGGTTGGCTTCACCAACAGAAGTGGAAATCAC
The Humulus lupulus chromosome 6, drHumLupu1.1, whole genome shotgun sequence DNA segment above includes these coding regions:
- the LOC133783051 gene encoding (R)-mandelonitrile lyase 1-like; protein product: MTLAPLSFLILILFTIFHDRLYVHASDYDFSYMKSVYNATDLPLVEEYDYIVIGGGTAGCPLAATLSEKYSVLVLERGNVPTAHPNVLNASGFLANLQEQDNNGDTPAQRFTSEDGVANVRGRVLGGTSMINAGFFSRVDSEFLAKSGVEWDLGEVEKAYEWVEEKIVSTSNLSVWQSVMKEAFLEAGVGFDNGVTLDHKLGAKQSGSIFDDMGRRHGAVELLNKGDLNNLRIAVHATVKKIMFSATIMSKPAAVGVVYSDARGSFHKAIIRNKGEVILSAGPLGSPQLLLLSGIGPHSDLSSQFIPTVLPQPNVGKFMADNPRSTINLIIPFPFDTSTAQVVGITSDYYIETVSYSLPFSPTSLPFSFYSTPLSPPQLSLASIVEKIVGPLSHGSLRLASPTEVEITPYVRFNYLSDPIDLSRCVSATRKMADLLKTQSLDRFKYTDYNGARGFMFLGPPIPTNHTDDSSMEAFCRSSVTTFWHYHGGCLVGKVVDGDFKVIGIDSLRVVDSSTFNASPGTNPQATIMMIGRYVGLKMLNERK
- the LOC133783050 gene encoding (R)-mandelonitrile lyase 1-like, whose product is MVAASFSLLLLIVLTSFHGKVLSSSFDHDFSYMKSVQNATELPLEEEYDYIVIGGGTAGCPLAATLSEKYSVLVLERGDVPESHPNVLSVAGFFANLMQEDDGNTPAQRFTSEDGVENVRGRVLGGTSMLNAGFFSRADSDLFLSELGLDLDMDSVVKAYEWVEETVVSRPASLAVWQSAFKDALVEAGVGPDNGFTLDHVVGTKASGSTFDDMGRRHGAVELLNRGDLNNLRIAVRATVERVIFSRDQTSKNSNPSASGVVYTDSKGKSHTALVRRPCGEVILSAGTLGTPQLLLLSGIGPHDYLSSLNIPIIHSQPNVGKFMADNPRNNINLMIPFPLDPSPPQVAGIAADYYIETVSYTLPFTPTPSPFSLLTPSSSSAVSVATIADKLSRPLSHGTLRLASPVDVKTSPLVRFNYFENPADLAMCVGAVRKMGEMLETKSMDQFKYKDLKGSRGFLFAGPALPANQSDDSAMEAFCKSSVTTFWHYHGGCLVGKVVDGDFRVMGTNALRVLDGSTFRMSPGTNPQATLMMLGRYIGLKMLSERREPYYNLVESQTEIY